A genomic window from Acinetobacter lwoffii includes:
- a CDS encoding LysR family transcriptional regulator, protein MHSIHSKTVMDLRNFHRIDINLYPLFMAIYEQNSISKAAQILSISQSAASHALQRLRQHLQDDLFVRTGSKMQPTPFAEQIYPELKNALFAIQNISIQHQQFRPEMIQSLKIAVHDEIEPMIFPRLVQHFQQLNLEIQLSSMKLDRKNIAADLASQQIDFVIDLEQNIADKIQFERLVQDEFVVCTQLTEMSEQIYLASPHIGVSSRRTGVLVEDIYLSRKQYSRQIFLRCQHYSTALQILEQQKTAMLTIPKNVLVHLQLATSLNIFEVPVELPKINMGMYWHKDLQENKRHQFLRSEIYKIFA, encoded by the coding sequence ATGCATAGTATTCATTCTAAAACAGTCATGGACCTGCGAAATTTTCATCGTATCGACATTAACCTTTATCCGCTTTTTATGGCAATTTATGAGCAGAACAGTATTTCTAAAGCTGCACAAATTTTATCAATCAGCCAGTCTGCTGCTAGTCATGCTTTACAACGTTTAAGGCAGCATTTACAGGATGATTTATTTGTACGTACTGGTAGCAAAATGCAACCTACGCCGTTTGCGGAACAGATCTATCCTGAGCTGAAGAATGCACTTTTTGCAATTCAAAATATTTCAATACAACATCAGCAGTTCAGACCAGAAATGATTCAGAGTTTGAAAATTGCCGTTCATGATGAAATTGAACCAATGATCTTTCCCAGACTCGTTCAGCACTTTCAGCAACTCAATCTAGAAATTCAGCTTAGCAGCATGAAACTGGACCGTAAAAATATAGCAGCAGACCTCGCCTCTCAACAGATCGATTTTGTCATAGATCTGGAACAAAACATTGCTGATAAAATTCAGTTTGAACGCCTGGTGCAAGATGAATTTGTAGTATGTACACAATTAACAGAAATGAGTGAACAGATTTATCTTGCCTCACCGCATATTGGCGTGTCATCACGCCGTACCGGCGTTTTAGTTGAGGATATTTATTTAAGCCGTAAACAATATTCACGACAGATTTTTTTACGCTGTCAGCATTACTCAACTGCTCTGCAAATTTTGGAACAACAAAAGACAGCTATGTTGACTATTCCTAAAAATGTATTGGTACATTTACAATTGGCTACCAGTCTAAATATTTTTGAAGTCCCTGTGGAACTGCCGAAAATTAATATGGGGATGTATTGGCATAAGGATTTGCAAGAGAATAAAAGACATCAATTTTTGAGAAGTGAAATTTATAAAATTTTTGCTTAG
- a CDS encoding thermonuclease family protein, whose protein sequence is MARLLAVILQLVLLIWILPLLNLSITWQIVLGLVLLCFSYYLLHKITVYLKDVFRPFKKGKKYWCRVKAVSDGDTLTCYRFNIRRSETKLRFAFVDAPESSQAYGKESQRLVKSMVNNKMVRVKITDIDRYGRCVGVVYRYRKNINEEIVKRGAAWVYEEYIKDKTHLRYMMELQNKAKKQKKGLWKHTRPVRPSVYRKQVKS, encoded by the coding sequence ATGGCTCGACTTTTAGCTGTGATTTTACAGCTGGTTTTGCTGATTTGGATCTTGCCTTTGTTAAATCTCTCCATCACCTGGCAAATTGTGCTGGGCCTCGTACTGCTGTGTTTTTCTTATTATCTGCTGCATAAAATTACAGTTTATTTAAAAGATGTTTTCCGCCCCTTTAAGAAAGGCAAAAAATACTGGTGCCGTGTAAAAGCCGTAAGTGATGGTGATACCCTCACCTGCTACCGTTTTAATATTCGTCGCTCTGAGACCAAATTGCGCTTTGCTTTTGTCGATGCCCCTGAATCATCACAAGCCTATGGCAAGGAATCGCAACGTCTGGTCAAAAGCATGGTGAATAATAAAATGGTTCGGGTCAAGATAACCGACATTGACCGTTATGGTCGCTGTGTGGGTGTCGTCTATCGCTATCGCAAAAATATCAATGAAGAGATTGTCAAACGTGGTGCAGCGTGGGTCTATGAAGAATATATCAAGGACAAAACCCATTTACGCTATATGATGGAACTGCAAAATAAAGCCAAGAAACAGAAAAAAGGCCTTTGGAAACATACTCGTCCTGTACGTCCAAGTGTTTATCGTAAACAGGTAAAATCGTAA
- a CDS encoding cytochrome ubiquinol oxidase subunit I, protein MTLGLTALELARIQFAFTVSFHIIFPAISIGLASFLAILEWRWLKTQNPIFQDLFKFWVKIFAVAFGMGVVSGVVMSYQFGTNWSEFSRVAGSVTGPLLAYEVLTAFFLEAGFLGIMLFGWGRVGPKAHFFSTLMVAIGTCISMFWILSSNSWMQTPQGFAIENGLIVPQDWLAIVFNPSFPYRLAHMAMAAFLVSALLVAATAAWHLIKGRRDALVKTSFSMAMWLLLVLAPLQVIVGDMHGINTLEHQPAKLAAMEGHWETNHDEGMPLYLFGIPDMEAEETKYAIGIPNLGSLILTHSMDGKVTGLKDFAPEDRPNSLVVFWSFRIMVGLGVLMLLLALWGAWARTRGRFYESRALHRFALIMGPSGFIAMLAGWFTTEVGRQPWVVYGIMRTKDALSPVSAEQVGLTLIIFVVVYCVVFGIGIYYMLRLMHKGPDFIHTRPDHESDSDVVQASRRPLSSIRERIEEVPEQPDQEDKK, encoded by the coding sequence ATGACTCTGGGTTTAACTGCATTAGAGTTAGCACGAATACAGTTCGCCTTTACTGTATCTTTTCATATCATTTTTCCGGCAATTTCAATCGGCTTGGCCAGCTTTCTGGCTATTCTGGAGTGGCGCTGGCTCAAAACCCAAAACCCGATTTTTCAGGATCTATTCAAATTCTGGGTGAAAATTTTCGCTGTGGCATTCGGGATGGGTGTCGTCTCTGGTGTGGTCATGAGCTACCAGTTTGGAACCAACTGGAGTGAGTTTTCCCGGGTAGCAGGCAGTGTAACTGGACCTTTACTGGCTTATGAAGTTTTAACCGCCTTCTTTTTAGAAGCCGGATTCTTGGGCATCATGTTATTTGGCTGGGGGCGAGTAGGACCCAAAGCACACTTTTTCTCGACCTTGATGGTTGCGATAGGAACCTGTATTTCCATGTTCTGGATTTTATCGTCCAATAGCTGGATGCAGACCCCACAAGGCTTTGCGATTGAAAATGGCCTGATTGTTCCGCAAGATTGGCTTGCTATCGTGTTTAACCCATCTTTCCCTTATCGTCTAGCCCATATGGCTATGGCTGCCTTTCTAGTTTCTGCCTTACTGGTCGCTGCTACAGCCGCATGGCATCTAATCAAAGGCCGTCGTGATGCACTGGTCAAGACTTCATTTTCCATGGCGATGTGGCTGCTTCTGGTACTCGCGCCCTTACAGGTCATCGTCGGTGATATGCACGGTATTAATACTCTTGAACATCAGCCAGCAAAACTGGCGGCAATGGAAGGGCACTGGGAAACCAATCATGATGAAGGCATGCCCTTATATCTCTTTGGTATTCCGGATATGGAGGCTGAAGAAACCAAATATGCAATCGGAATTCCCAACTTGGGTAGCCTGATTTTAACCCACTCGATGGATGGAAAGGTTACGGGACTTAAAGACTTTGCGCCTGAAGACCGGCCGAATTCGCTGGTGGTGTTCTGGAGCTTCCGGATTATGGTCGGACTCGGCGTATTGATGCTGTTACTGGCGTTATGGGGAGCGTGGGCACGTACCCGTGGTCGCTTTTATGAATCCCGTGCATTGCATCGATTTGCCTTGATTATGGGACCTTCCGGATTTATTGCCATGCTGGCGGGATGGTTTACCACAGAAGTCGGCCGTCAGCCTTGGGTAGTCTACGGCATCATGCGAACCAAGGATGCATTGTCTCCGGTTTCCGCTGAACAGGTGGGGCTGACCCTGATTATTTTTGTAGTTGTCTACTGTGTGGTATTTGGTATCGGAATTTACTACATGTTGCGCCTGATGCACAAAGGCCCGGATTTTATTCATACCCGACCAGATCATGAATCAGATAGCGATGTGGTTCAGGCCTCGCGTCGACCATTAAGTAGTATTCGCGAACGTATCGAAGAAGTTCCTGAACAACCGGATCAGGAGGACAAAAAATGA
- the cydB gene encoding cytochrome d ubiquinol oxidase subunit II, translating to MIDLSLIWIVIIGLGVLIYTILDGFDLGIGILFPFFPHQDERDVMMNTVAPVWDGNETWMVLGGAGLFAAFPLAYSTVLSALYMPIILMVIALIFRGVAFEFRFKANRSKHWWDKAFIGGSAITSFLQGMILGAYIQGIETRNGVYVGGGLDWLTPFSIFTGISVVVLYAALGCGWLIYKTGDDLQDRMFKLMPKLIIALLIILGAVSIYTPLTHPQIAERWFSQPQFTYFMPVPVLVLLFTWLALRACKRRSELGPFTYMLVLVFLAYTGFLISLWPYIIPPSVTIWQAAAHENSQLFALIGALILIPIIVIYTGMSYWVFRHKVRVGDDGYH from the coding sequence ATGATTGATTTATCATTAATCTGGATTGTGATTATTGGTTTGGGTGTATTGATTTATACCATTCTCGATGGTTTCGATCTGGGCATCGGCATCTTGTTTCCTTTCTTTCCGCATCAGGATGAACGTGATGTCATGATGAATACCGTGGCTCCGGTCTGGGATGGCAATGAAACCTGGATGGTACTGGGTGGTGCAGGGTTATTTGCAGCTTTCCCACTTGCTTACTCGACCGTACTCTCGGCACTGTATATGCCAATTATTCTGATGGTGATTGCCTTGATTTTCCGCGGCGTGGCTTTTGAGTTCCGCTTCAAGGCAAACCGCAGTAAGCATTGGTGGGATAAAGCCTTTATCGGTGGTTCTGCGATCACCAGTTTCCTGCAAGGCATGATTTTAGGCGCCTATATTCAGGGCATTGAAACCCGAAATGGTGTCTATGTTGGGGGTGGTCTGGACTGGCTCACTCCATTCAGTATTTTCACCGGAATCAGTGTGGTGGTGCTCTATGCGGCATTAGGCTGTGGCTGGCTCATCTATAAAACCGGAGATGACTTACAAGATCGAATGTTTAAACTGATGCCTAAGCTGATTATTGCCTTGCTGATCATATTGGGTGCTGTCAGTATTTATACGCCGTTAACTCATCCTCAGATTGCTGAACGCTGGTTTAGTCAGCCACAATTTACCTATTTTATGCCAGTTCCAGTTCTGGTTCTGCTATTTACCTGGCTGGCCTTACGTGCCTGTAAAAGACGTAGTGAATTAGGCCCATTTACCTATATGCTTGTTCTGGTTTTCCTTGCTTATACCGGATTCTTGATTAGTCTATGGCCATATATTATCCCGCCGAGCGTGACTATCTGGCAGGCAGCAGCGCATGAAAATAGCCAGCTATTTGCCTTGATTGGTGCCTTGATCCTGATTCCTATTATTGTGATTTATACGGGTATGTCCTATTGGGTATTCCGGCATAAGGTCAGGGTCGGCGATGATGGCTATCATTAA